One window of bacterium genomic DNA carries:
- a CDS encoding transposase — MREASRSGPVLEPGRARRSFPKEFKADAVALVVDEGRSIASVARALGIGESNLGNWARRARVGRGEREGLATGERAEPARLRRENAQLRMERDLLKRAAAAG, encoded by the coding sequence ATGCGAGAGGCCAGTCGGTCGGGGCCGGTGTTGGAGCCGGGCCGGGCGCGGAGGTCGTTCCCGAAGGAGTTCAAGGCTGACGCGGTGGCGCTGGTGGTCGATGAGGGCCGCAGCATCGCGTCGGTGGCCCGGGCGTTGGGGATCGGGGAGTCGAATCTGGGCAACTGGGCGCGCCGGGCGCGGGTCGGCCGCGGCGAGCGTGAGGGGCTCGCCACCGGCGAGCGGGCCGAGCCGGCGCGGCTGCGCCGCGAGAACGCCCAGTTGCGCATGGAGCGTGATCTGCTCAAACGAGCGGCGGCGGCTGGGTGA